A stretch of Blautia liquoris DNA encodes these proteins:
- the rsxC gene encoding electron transport complex subunit RsxC — translation MKLPTFRGGVHPYDGKSLTKEQNTIPAEPGDKLFYSLSQHIGVPSRPIVQKNDYVLRGQKIALANGNVSAAVHASVSGEVLGIRKMRMPSGSMADCIVVDNDHLMKEVPFQSRKLADLTREEILDRIRDAGIIGMGGAGFPTHVKLAPPNPEKIDSILVNAAECEPYLTGDYQRLKEEPEKIIRGLLVVLKLFPRAKGYLCIEDNKKDCIKTAAPLCSEHKIELKVLRTKYPQGAERMLIYSVTGRKINSSMLPADVGCIVDNVETMVSIGEAVLDGIPVMERTMTIAGDSVTNPENLCVPIGMLYKEVADAVGGFAVESKKIIAGGPMMGNAMLNLEVPVIKTSSALLAFKKDTVSDEKTSACINCGRCVSVCPGRILPTRLALYADRQDKESFLKYHGMECCECGCCSYVCPAKRHLTQSIRSMRKILLAEQKKGKVEISK, via the coding sequence ATGAAGTTGCCTACATTTCGAGGAGGTGTACATCCGTATGATGGGAAGTCACTGACAAAAGAGCAGAATACTATTCCGGCAGAACCAGGGGATAAATTATTTTATTCCCTGTCCCAACATATAGGGGTGCCGTCCAGGCCGATTGTTCAAAAGAACGATTACGTCCTGCGCGGACAGAAGATTGCTCTGGCAAATGGTAATGTATCAGCTGCTGTTCATGCTTCTGTTTCAGGAGAGGTCCTGGGAATCAGGAAAATGAGAATGCCATCTGGAAGTATGGCAGACTGTATTGTTGTTGACAATGACCATCTGATGAAAGAAGTTCCGTTTCAGAGTCGAAAACTTGCAGATTTGACAAGAGAAGAAATTTTGGATCGGATTCGAGATGCAGGCATCATCGGGATGGGGGGAGCGGGATTTCCTACTCATGTGAAACTTGCTCCTCCAAATCCTGAAAAAATAGATTCTATACTTGTAAATGCTGCAGAGTGTGAACCATATCTGACCGGAGACTACCAGAGACTAAAAGAAGAGCCGGAAAAAATTATACGCGGCCTTTTAGTTGTCCTGAAATTATTTCCCAGGGCAAAGGGCTATCTGTGTATAGAGGATAATAAGAAAGATTGTATCAAGACAGCCGCACCCCTGTGCAGTGAGCATAAGATTGAGCTTAAAGTATTACGGACAAAATATCCTCAAGGTGCTGAAAGAATGCTGATCTATAGCGTAACCGGCAGAAAGATCAATTCATCCATGCTTCCCGCTGATGTCGGATGTATCGTTGACAATGTTGAAACGATGGTTTCCATTGGAGAGGCGGTTTTGGATGGAATACCTGTGATGGAACGGACTATGACAATTGCTGGGGATTCAGTAACAAATCCTGAGAATCTATGTGTTCCAATTGGTATGTTATACAAGGAAGTTGCAGATGCCGTAGGTGGCTTTGCCGTTGAGTCAAAAAAAATCATCGCCGGAGGGCCCATGATGGGAAACGCCATGCTAAATCTTGAAGTGCCTGTGATCAAAACTTCATCCGCTTTGCTGGCCTTTAAAAAAGATACTGTCTCAGATGAAAAAACTTCTGCATGTATTAACTGTGGCAGATGTGTCTCGGTTTGTCCGGGAAGAATACTTCCGACCAGACTTGCTTTATATGCCGATCGTCAGGACAAAGAGAGTTTTTTGAAGTATCATGGCATGGAGTGCTGCGAATGCGGATGCTGCAGCTATGTATGTCCGGCAAAGAGACACCTGACGCAGTCCATTCGATCAATGAGAAAAATACTGCTAGCCGAACAGAAGAAAGGAAAGGTTGAGATATCCAAATGA